The proteins below come from a single Azospirillum sp. B510 genomic window:
- a CDS encoding ABC transporter ATP-binding protein codes for MTVPALEVEGLRHSYGGNRPALEDVGFRVMPGAFTCLLGPNGAGKSTLFALATGLLRPTAGRVRIHGHDMVRAPGKALARLGVVFQQPTLDLDLTVSQNLRYFAALHGVGRQEADRRIETELTRLSLFERRGEKIRALNGGHRRRVEIARALLHRPTLMLLDEPTVGLDIPARRTLIGHVHALCAEDGIAVLWATHLIDEIDPATDHVVVLHRGRVRASGPVAAVNAETGCATVAESFDRLTAGRPAADAEAAA; via the coding sequence ATGACGGTGCCGGCACTGGAGGTCGAGGGGCTGCGCCACAGCTATGGCGGCAACCGCCCGGCGCTGGAGGATGTCGGCTTCCGCGTGATGCCCGGCGCCTTCACCTGCCTGCTCGGCCCCAATGGGGCGGGGAAGAGCACGCTGTTCGCGCTCGCCACCGGCCTGCTGCGGCCGACCGCCGGGCGGGTGCGCATCCATGGTCACGACATGGTGCGGGCGCCGGGAAAGGCGCTGGCCCGGCTGGGCGTGGTGTTCCAGCAGCCGACCCTCGACCTCGACCTGACGGTGTCGCAGAATCTGCGCTATTTCGCCGCCCTGCACGGCGTCGGCCGCCAGGAGGCCGACCGGCGGATCGAGACGGAACTGACCCGCCTGTCCCTGTTCGAGCGGCGGGGGGAAAAGATCCGCGCCCTGAACGGCGGCCATCGCCGGCGGGTGGAGATCGCCCGCGCCCTGCTTCACCGCCCTACCCTGATGCTGCTGGACGAGCCCACCGTCGGGCTGGACATTCCGGCCCGCCGCACCCTGATCGGCCATGTCCATGCCCTGTGCGCCGAGGACGGCATCGCCGTGCTGTGGGCGACCCACCTGATCGACGAGATCGACCCCGCCACCGACCATGTGGTGGTCCTTCACCGCGGCCGGGTGCGCGCCAGCGGACCGGTCGCCGCGGTCAATGCCGAAACCGGCTGCGCCACCGTGGCGGAGAGTTTCGACCGGCTGACCGCCGGCCGTCCGGCCGCCGATGCGGAGGCCGCGGCATGA